The window GGTATTCCAGCTCGTTCTGCGGCTCTTCCCAGAACCCGGTTCCCGGCCCGCCGTTGCATCCCTTTTCGCAGTTGAGGCAGTCCACAAAGGACACCGACTGATGCCCGCCTTTTTTAAGGGAATCCGCAAGATGATCCAGGTAGGGATAAATCGCTTCGGGCCCTTCAATTTTTCGGGTCTGCTCCCAAATGCCCGGCACTTCCCGGTCGGCTGTGCGGAGCAGGCCCCCGGGCATGGGGAAAGTGACCGCCCGCTCAGCCTCGGGGTTGTCGTATTCCATTGCTTTGCAGGAGGCGAGATCTTTTTTCTCTTTTTCCAGCTGCCCTTTTATGGTAATAAAGGTAACATTGTAATCCCCCAGGCCCGTTTCATCGAATTCACGCCGTTTGGCAATGCAGGGGGAAATCACCGCGACCTTATGGTTCCGGTATTGGGGATAGTATTCCTTGATCATCCTGATGGTATGCAGCATAGGGCTGTCGGCAGGGGCCAGCATAGGCAGGAGGGAAGGTACAAATAATTCGATATAGGTGACAATGGCAGGGCAGGGCTGCGAAATAACCAGTGAAGGCTTTTTCTCCTTCATGTAATTCACATAGGAAAGGACCGTAAGCTCCGCCCCGAAACTGACATCAAAAACCGCCTGAACCCCCAGGGACTTGAGGTAACCATTAAGGTTGAGATACCGGCCCTCAAAGTTGGAGGCTGCCGCCGGAGCCACGATGGCCACGATCTTTTCGCCCCTTCCCAGATCCCGGAAAAAAGCATCCCCGTTGTCAAAAAAAGAACGGGCCCCCCTCTTGCAGGAAGTAATGCAGTTCCCGCAGCCTATGCAGAGATCATGGTTGATCTTGGGAGCATCGCCGGTTCCGTCCATACAGTATTTTACCGGACAGGCCGCCACGCAGGCGTAGCAATTTACGCACTTTTCATCATCAACTTTAATAACCGGGGTAAGCTTTGTTCCACTCATGGTTAACTCCTGCATCAATCATAACAACTACCAAGATTCCATATACTACACCAAAATAAAGATAGTGTCTATTTCCGAATTCACCACGTATCAGGCTGCACCCCTATGCATATAGAGACAAAAATCAATAACCCCGCCGCAAGCCACGAGGTAAGCTGTTCTCTTAAGGAATTGGACTCGGGGGTTAATGCCTTTTTAACCGCCCCAAGGCTCCCCTGCGAAGCAGGCTCTTGGGTATTAACCCCCTCGCCACGAATAAAATTATTACAGATGTGAAAGAACTGGTATGTCGCCTAATGGATGTTAAACGAAAGTTTGCTCTTGACTTTTTTGTAGAAATTAATATAAAACATCGTTAAAGGAAATAATTAAATGACTATTAGAAACATGGAACCAGAAGACATTGATGAAGTGCTTTCTGTAGCGGATTCTGCATTTTTTAATGAAGAACTATATAAGTGGACAACACCAAATGATAATGACCGGACTGATTTTATAAAAACCTTTTTTCAATACAGATTAAAAAATGCTTTTGAGGAAAAAATAATGCAAGTTGCTATTGATGATATAGGAAAAATTGCAGGTGCCGCAGTATGGGTCCCTCCAATTAAAGAAAAAAATAATGGAGAAAAATCATTTGATTTTGAAGAGATGATTTCAAGATTTAGTAATGATATACGTGAACGTTGTTATAAATTTGTTTCTACTGTTATAAAAGCAGAAAACTATTTTACTCAGCCATATTGGGATTTAGGCCCTGTCTTTGTTAATAAAAGGATGCAGGGAAAAGGGATCGCTTCCCTTTTAATCCGCAGCCAATTAAAAAAGATAGATGAAACACATTCGCCTTGTATACTTGTAACACAGGAAAAAAATAATATTCAAATTTATGAAAAATATGGTTTTAAAGTTGCTATAAAAATACCCATAGAAGAATCAAGGCTCATAAGTTATGGAATGATACGTAAATAGAAATATTATAAATATAAGGAAAAATACCATATAGAGCTTAATCTGGGCCTGTCCTGAAGTTTGTGTAAATGGCCAAAATATGGTAGAAATACCAAGGAGACAAAATGGCCAGTACACGAAAACTGAAAGAGAAGGATCTGATCGACCAAATACTCGATCAGATAGACCTTAAAGGAATGACCCAGGAAGAAATCCTTGGACAGGAAGGATTATTAAAGCATCTGACAGGGAAGCTGCTAAGCCGTGTCATGAATGCTGAAATGGACGAGCATTTGGGGTATGAAAAGAATTCCAACGCCGGGGACAATTCGGGGGACAGCCGAAACGGGTACAGTGAAAAGACAGTCCTGACAGAGAATCAGAGTGCAGTGATACAGGTACCACGGGACCGCAATGGAACGTTCGAACCCAAGATACTGGCGAAACACCAAAGACGGCTCCCTATATTTAACGACCAGGTTATTTCGATGTATTCCTTTGGGATGACCGACCGGGATATTAAATCACACCTGGAAAAAATATATAACGTGGAAGTCTCCCCTGAATTGATAAGCCGTGTCACTGCAGCGGTGATGGAAGAAGTGAAGGAGTGGCAGAATCGGCAGCTGGAAAAATCTTATGCCATCGTGTATTTGGACGCCCTGAGGGTCAAGACCAAACAGGACGGGAAAAGCTGTACCAAGAGCGTCTATGTGGCTCTGGGAGTGAATTTCGAGGGTCAGAAGGAGGTATTGGGCCTTTGGATAGCGGAGAACGAAGGGGCTAAGTTCTGGATGGGCGTCCTGAACGAAATAAAGAACCGGGGAGTGGAAGACATACTCATCGCTTGCATGGACGGCCTTACCGGTTTCCCCGAAGCGGTTCGGGCAGTATTTCCCAAGACCCGTATCCAATTGTGCATTGTCCACATGGTGCGTAATTCCACCAAGTTTGTTTCCTGGAAAGACCTGAAAAAAATCTGTGCCGATCTTAAGGCCATATATTCGGCAGCCACCGAGGAAGCCGGCCGTGACGCACTGGAAGAATTCGGCAAGATATGGGATGCCAAGTACCCGATGATATACCAGTCCTGGGATACCCACTGGGATGACTTAAGCGAGTTCTTTAAATACCCGCCTGAAATCCGCAAGGCAATTTACACGACAAATGCAATTGAGTCATTAAATTACCAGCTGCGAAAAGTCACAAAAAACCGCTCGACATTTCCGAACGATGATGCTATATTTAAGATATTGTATTTGGCAATTAGGAATGCGTCAGAGAAATGGACAATGCCGGTACGGGATTGGGGGATGGCGCTCAACCAATTCGCTATTATTTTTGGCAATGAACGGGTTCCGTTCTAAATAATTCATTGCCATTTACACAAAAATTCGGACACGTCCCTTAATCTGAAAAAGATGAATAAATAAAACAGAATTTATTTCGGTGCTTTTGACGCAGATTTTTGCTTATATTTTTTATCAAGAATACGGAAAATCGTGTTCCATATATACTAAATATTTTGAATGTTTTAATATACTTTTATTTACCAATTTATAGTCTAATTCCTCGGATAAATCAAAATCAGGTGTATCTGTTTCCGCAATTTTCGTCAAATATGCTTCGTGCATATTCATGCTATAATAATATGCACTTTTTGATATAGCTATAGGCATTTCTTTATATTTCAAATTTGTTTCTACAAATTCAATCAACAACCCTGCGGCAAGCCGCGAGGTATGTTGTTCTCTTAAGGAATTGGACTCGGGGCTTAATACCTTTTTAACCGCCCCAAGGCTCCCCTGCGAAGCAGGCTCTTGGGTATTAACCCCCTCGCCATGAATAAAACCTGTTTTCACATCAATTTCTATCAAATATTTTGGATATTTATTAAAAAATTTTTTTAAAATAGTGTTCGCCAATGTTCCTTTTTCTTGTCCTAAATTATTCATTAATATTTCTCTATTAGGTTTTATACAATAATGTTCTTTATATGAATAAACGCACAAACCCAAATGATTCATTTCACAAACATAAAATTCTTCAAGTTTAAATAAATTTGAGCACATTGTTTTTAATATATTTTTATCTTCTGAAATATTTTTTAATATATTTCCAAATATGTCAATGAATGCTTCGGCAATATTTTCCTCTTTGTTTTCATTTAAATCTTTTGTAAGTTTAATTTCCATAATTTATTATGCACCCCAATATTTTCATCATACTATTGGTCTTAAAATATTGTCAACCAATTTCAAAACCAATTGCGCATAGACGTTCCGGTTGCATACGAAGGTTTTTATCGCGCCATAAAAACTTTGGGTGGAGTGGAGCGTAGGAGCCGAAGAAACGGTTCATGAAATGGGTGTTCCCCGAAGTACATTATATGCGAATGCACTAGTGGAATATTTACAAAAAAATTAAATGAAGTGTATACGGATGATTATTATACAGAAATACCCATGGACAGGAACAACATCCTTGAGAGCGTATTTCATTTATAATACATCAAGCCATTATGAATGGGGTTTGAAGACAATAAAGCCATTGAGAAAATTAGCTAAATAAATTCTTCATGGTTCCAGATTGATCCTCTTTACTGAAATCGCCTTCCTGGTTTCCAAATCAATTTCTGCAGCAATGCCCTGAACCGCTGCTCCCTGTCCTCCTGTTGCTGTTTCCATGCGGTAGAGCACCTGGTTCCTTGCGCGGTCTATGCAGATTTTGGCATCCATGCCGATAACGCCGCTTGTGACTCCGGTCATGCCCAGGTCGGTGATATACGCCGTTCCCTTGGGAAGTATGCGCTCGTCGGCAGTTTGTATGTGGGTATGGGTGCCGGCCACCACCGAGGCCCGCCCGTCAAGGTAAAACCCCAGGGCTTCTTTTTCTTTGGTGGATTCAGCGTGAAAGTCCACCAGGACTATGGCGTTTTCCGTGTCGATGGCATCGAAGGCTTTGAAGGGGCAGTCTATGGGGGTCATGAATTCCCTGCCCTGGAGGTTGACGGCAACAAGGGAAACCGCCGTGCCCCGGACATCTTTGTCCATACGCACCCAGCCCCGCCCGGGGGCGCTGGAATTCCCGGCCGCCCCGGGATAGTTTGCAGGCCGCAAAATTCTTGTGTCGCTCTCGAGGACAGGCCAGAAATCCCGTTTTTCCCAGACATGGTTTCCGCTGGTCACCACGTCGGCCCCGGCTTTGAGTATGCGGTCAAAGGTTTCCTGGGTAAACCCGAACCCCCCGGCGGAGTTCTCCCCGTTAACAGCGACAAAGGAGGCGGAATATTCCTTGATAAGATCGGGCAGCCGTTTTTCGAGGATCTCCAAACCGGGATCGCCTATCACATCGCCGATCATAAGTACCCATACACTCGCCATGGGCTTATTGCCTACCTCGCGTATTCAGTGATCCTCGTTTCCCTGATGATGGTCACTTTGATGCGGCCAGGGTAGCGAAGGTCGGTTTCTATCTTCTTGGCAATGTCCTTGGCGAGGTCTTTGGACTGATCGTCGTTGACCGTATCGCTGTTGACAATGATGCGGAGTTCGCGGCCGGCCTGTATGGCGAATGCCTTGTCCACGCCGGTAAAGCCCACGGCTATGCCTTCGAGGTTTTCGAGACGCTTGACGTAGTTGTCCAGGGTTTCGCGGCGGGCGCCGGGCCGGGCTGCCGAAATTGCGTCGGCAATCTGGACAAGCACGGACTCTATGCAGGAAGGCTCTATGTCGTTGTGGTGGCTTCCTATGCCGTTGATGACCCGGGGGTCTTCGCCCATCTTCCTCGCCATGTCCATGCCGATTTCCGCATGGTTGAGGTCCGAGTCGGATTCCACGCCTTTGCCTATGTCGTGGAGCAGGGCCGAACGCTTTGCCAGCTCCCGGTTGCAGCCGATTTCGGCGGCCAGCATGCCGGCAATGACCGCCACTTCCTTCGAGTGGTAGAGCACGTTCTGCCCGTAGCTGGTGCGGAAATAGAGGCGGCCCAGGGCGCGTATGGCGTCCTGCTTGATGTTGTGTATCCCCAGGTCAAAGAGGACTTTTTCGCCTTCTTCGAAGATCTTCTGGGAAATGTCCTTGGTGACCTTGGTAACGATTTCCTCGATCCGGGCAGGGTGAATGCGGCCGTCGGTGATGAGCCGCTCAAGGCTGACCTTGGCGATTTCCCGGCGCACCGGGTCGAAGCAGGAAATGACCACCGCCTCGGGGGTGTCGTCGATGATGATGTCCACGCCCGTGAGGGTCTCGAGGGTGCGTATGTTGCGGCCTTCCCGGCCTATGATACGGCCCTTCATCTCGTCATTGGGAAGGGTAACAGTGGCGACAGTCACCTCGCCGGTGACTTCCGTCGCAAGGCGCTGAATGGTCGCGACAAGGATGTCCCGGGCCTTCTTTTCGCCCGCCAGGGTGGCTTCCTGCTCGATCTTGTTGATCAGGCCCTGGGCGTCGTGCTTGGCCTCGTTTTCGAGATCCTGGATGATGAGGGCCTTTGCCTGCTCGGCGCTGAGCCCGGAGATGCGCTCAAGCTCGGCCCGGTAACGCTCTTCCTCTTTATCGAGGGCGCCTTCCCGCTCCTGGCAAGCCTTTTCCTTTTCAGCCAGCAACTCCTCAGTTTTTTCGATCTGGGCAGTCTTCTTGTCTATGCTTTCTTCTTTCTGCGTTACCCGGCGTTCATACCGCTGTAATTCAGCCCTTCGTTCCCGGGTTTCCCTCTCCTGCTGGTTCTTGTCTCGGATAACTTGTTCTTTTGCCTCGAGAAGGATTTCCTTCTTTTTGGCTTCAGCTTCTTTTATCGCATCCTGTTTTATACGCTCGGCGCGTTGCTCCGATGCCGTAAGTTGAAATCTGGCATACAGCCATCTAATGATCCAGCCTAAAGAGAACCCGGCAAAAGGGAGGATAATCCAAAATATCCATGCCATATATATCCCCTTACCGTAAATATAGTAAATATCTTCCCCAGAATAGTACAAAAATGCCGGATATGTCAAGGCAGGCAGAGAAAGCCAAAGGGGGCGCCCGGGTTG is drawn from Leadbettera azotonutricia ZAS-9 and contains these coding sequences:
- a CDS encoding GNAT family N-acetyltransferase, whose translation is MTIRNMEPEDIDEVLSVADSAFFNEELYKWTTPNDNDRTDFIKTFFQYRLKNAFEEKIMQVAIDDIGKIAGAAVWVPPIKEKNNGEKSFDFEEMISRFSNDIRERCYKFVSTVIKAENYFTQPYWDLGPVFVNKRMQGKGIASLLIRSQLKKIDETHSPCILVTQEKNNIQIYEKYGFKVAIKIPIEESRLISYGMIRK
- a CDS encoding IS256 family transposase gives rise to the protein MASTRKLKEKDLIDQILDQIDLKGMTQEEILGQEGLLKHLTGKLLSRVMNAEMDEHLGYEKNSNAGDNSGDSRNGYSEKTVLTENQSAVIQVPRDRNGTFEPKILAKHQRRLPIFNDQVISMYSFGMTDRDIKSHLEKIYNVEVSPELISRVTAAVMEEVKEWQNRQLEKSYAIVYLDALRVKTKQDGKSCTKSVYVALGVNFEGQKEVLGLWIAENEGAKFWMGVLNEIKNRGVEDILIACMDGLTGFPEAVRAVFPKTRIQLCIVHMVRNSTKFVSWKDLKKICADLKAIYSAATEEAGRDALEEFGKIWDAKYPMIYQSWDTHWDDLSEFFKYPPEIRKAIYTTNAIESLNYQLRKVTKNRSTFPNDDAIFKILYLAIRNASEKWTMPVRDWGMALNQFAIIFGNERVPF
- a CDS encoding ClbS/DfsB family four-helix bundle protein — its product is MIIIQKYPWTGTTSLRAYFIYNTSSHYEWGLKTIKPLRKLAK
- a CDS encoding TIGR00282 family metallophosphoesterase, which codes for MASVWVLMIGDVIGDPGLEILEKRLPDLIKEYSASFVAVNGENSAGGFGFTQETFDRILKAGADVVTSGNHVWEKRDFWPVLESDTRILRPANYPGAAGNSSAPGRGWVRMDKDVRGTAVSLVAVNLQGREFMTPIDCPFKAFDAIDTENAIVLVDFHAESTKEKEALGFYLDGRASVVAGTHTHIQTADERILPKGTAYITDLGMTGVTSGVIGMDAKICIDRARNQVLYRMETATGGQGAAVQGIAAEIDLETRKAISVKRINLEP
- the rny gene encoding ribonuclease Y; the encoded protein is MAWIFWIILPFAGFSLGWIIRWLYARFQLTASEQRAERIKQDAIKEAEAKKKEILLEAKEQVIRDKNQQERETRERRAELQRYERRVTQKEESIDKKTAQIEKTEELLAEKEKACQEREGALDKEEERYRAELERISGLSAEQAKALIIQDLENEAKHDAQGLINKIEQEATLAGEKKARDILVATIQRLATEVTGEVTVATVTLPNDEMKGRIIGREGRNIRTLETLTGVDIIIDDTPEAVVISCFDPVRREIAKVSLERLITDGRIHPARIEEIVTKVTKDISQKIFEEGEKVLFDLGIHNIKQDAIRALGRLYFRTSYGQNVLYHSKEVAVIAGMLAAEIGCNRELAKRSALLHDIGKGVESDSDLNHAEIGMDMARKMGEDPRVINGIGSHHNDIEPSCIESVLVQIADAISAARPGARRETLDNYVKRLENLEGIAVGFTGVDKAFAIQAGRELRIIVNSDTVNDDQSKDLAKDIAKKIETDLRYPGRIKVTIIRETRITEYAR